The DNA sequence TCCGCGATGAAATCGTCGGGATGTATCGCTTCAATGTCGTAGCCATCCAGCCTTTCGACCGGGAAATCCTTCAAGTTGAAGGTCACGATAACCTCAGCCTTGCAGCGGATTGCAGCAGCAAGCACATGGCGATCGTCAGGGTCGGGCAGACTCAAGTCTGCACAGAGGGATTCATAGCCTGTGACCAATGCATCAGGAATGGACCTGTCCATTAGCTCGGAAGTGCGGTCCAACTGCTCCCTGGTCAAGTCGTCTCGATTGATAAGAAGATTACGCTTCCATTCTTCATGTATTTGTTCAGTCCAGCGAGCCCGATACAAACCTGTAAGGCTCAACCACATGAGGAGTGAGCGAAGTGGAGCGGGATAAAGTACGCAAGCGTCGAATACTGCCGTGAAGGGGGAGTGTCTCATTCATAGCCCATCCGAAGCTCCTGATCCAGTTGGGTCAATGACTCCATGGTCTGGCGACTGTCCTCGTCTCGATGCTGTTTGTACGCCATCAAATCGGAGAAACGAACGCGGCGATGACGGCCGGTCCTGGTAAATGGCAAAGCTCCTTCCTCCAGCAGCTTGATCAGGTGCGGACGCGAAACGTTCAGCAGGTCAGCGGCTTCCTGGGTTGTCAGTTCTGCATGAATTGGCACTACCTTCACCGCGTTGCCTATTGCAAGCTCTCCCAGAATATCGACGAGTAAACGTAAGGCAGAGGTGGGTAGCTCGATCTTGTGCGGCTTGTCGTCCTTGTCGAAAATTTCTATGAGTTGAGTTTCGCGCTGGGTAGAGAGGAACGTCGCGAGCGTGCGTTGACCTTCCGTAGCTGCCGCCACTTCTCGCTCTACAGGAAGAATCGTTCTGGAAAGCTCGGTGGCGATCATGATTGAACTCCGTCTTGGGGCATAAATACTGACCCGGTCAGGCTAATCGAAATAATCGAAAATCGCAATAAACGAAACGAGGTTGCGCAAGCTTTGGTAATGTATACCGCCCGTCGCTATCTATCGGTTCTGCCCGGGGGGGCCGGTGCAATCGCGGGGTGCCGCCATTGGGCTGGCCCTACGTGATTCGGACGAATCAACCAGGAGCATGGATGGTTCGGCGCACCACAATCGGCGTAGCCGCTGCCGCCAGGCTGCGCTGGAGTCCCGCAGGGGCTCCCTCGGCGGTCTTGAGATCTTGCGCCCGCTAACGCGCGCGAGCGCAGCCTTCGGCAGCGGCTACAGGATCGCGTTCGACCTCGACTGGGGGCAAACGCAACCCTGCTGGGCGCGCGAACGCCGTGCAAGGTTGTGCAACCTTTGGTCATGCATGACGACCGTTACTACCTGTTCTGCTAGTTGTGCACCGGAGGGGGGCGGTGCAATGGGGGGGCGCCATTGGCTGGCCCTACGTGATACAGAAGAATCAACCAGGAGCATGGATGGTTCGGGGCACAACGATCGGCGTAGCCTCTGCCGCCAGGCTGCGCTGGAGTCCCGCAGGGGCTCCCCGCCGATCTTGAGATCTTGCGCCTGCTATGCAGGCGAGCGCAGCCTTCGGCAGCGGCTACGCCGGGCCAGTTACGCCCAACCCTACAGGGAACGCAGGCTTATTGTGCGCGCGAACGCCGTGCGAGATTGCGCAGGGTCTGGTCCATCGGGGCACTGGCTTGCGTCGTCTTGGGCAGCAAGCGGCCACCGGCATGGAGTAGCCAGCAGGCGAGGATGAATGGCGCCGTCAGCGCAGGCATTGACAACGCTATGAAGCCAAATTGCAGTGCAATCGCCAGGACGATGGCCAGCAAGGGCCGCCAGGGTTGTTGGCGCGTATGGCTCAACGCCAACGCCGCGAGGGCTGCGTTGAACCCGAAAAGGCCGTAGAGCGCAGCGTTGGCGTCGCCACTGAGCAGTGCAACGCTGCCGCCGATGGCCGACCCCAAGAGTGCCCAGGCCGCCGCATAGCGGTCGGCGATGAGCAGGCCGATGGCGATCAGCAGGCCCGCCAGCGGTTGATCGAGCAGGAAGATCTGGCCCAGGCCTCGAGCC is a window from the Pseudomonas sp. LS1212 genome containing:
- a CDS encoding helix-turn-helix domain-containing protein, with amino-acid sequence MIATELSRTILPVEREVAAATEGQRTLATFLSTQRETQLIEIFDKDDKPHKIELPTSALRLLVDILGELAIGNAVKVVPIHAELTTQEAADLLNVSRPHLIKLLEEGALPFTRTGRHRRVRFSDLMAYKQHRDEDSRQTMESLTQLDQELRMGYE
- a CDS encoding PIN domain-containing protein codes for the protein MRHSPFTAVFDACVLYPAPLRSLLMWLSLTGLYRARWTEQIHEEWKRNLLINRDDLTREQLDRTSELMDRSIPDALVTGYESLCADLSLPDPDDRHVLAAAIRCKAEVIVTFNLKDFPVERLDGYDIEAIHPDDFIADLWDLDQAAVLSAVQDQRRSLKSPPMTGQQYLEMILRQGLTQTVRNLTPYIGML